A window from Erythrolamprus reginae isolate rEryReg1 chromosome 9, rEryReg1.hap1, whole genome shotgun sequence encodes these proteins:
- the LOC139171955 gene encoding metallothionein-like, with protein sequence MDPQNCGCATGASCSCDKSCKCKNCKCTSCKKSCCSCCPASCDNCAKGCVCKDPSLNKCSCCP encoded by the exons ATGGATCCCCAGAATTGCGGCTGCGCCACCG GTGCCTCTTGCTCCTGTGATAAATCCTGTAAATGCAAAAACTGCAAATGTACTTCGTGCAAAAAAA GCTGCTGTTCCTGTTGCCCCGCCAGCTGTGACAACTGCGCAAAAGGCTGTGTCTGCAAAGACCCTTCTCTGAACAAATGCAGCTGCTGCCCCTGA